The Phaseolus vulgaris cultivar G19833 chromosome 10, P. vulgaris v2.0, whole genome shotgun sequence DNA window TAAAGCCACTGACGCCTTCACGAAGCATAGGCGCCGGGCATACAGGGTCGCCCAACGCAGCGAAAGAAACGGGTAGAGTAAAGGCAAAGCAATCGAAGCACATGAAGGCGAAAAAATGAGGGTAAAATCATACAGGCGGAATTCGATAACTCAAAGGTACAAAAATTGTCACGCAAAACCCACAGTTGTGACGAAAGTGCAAATAGTTcgaagaattacaagtttatcaaagaggGTCAAAAACAAGACAAAGCGCAATGGAATAAGGTGGTGGTCGAGGGCGGCGGTTCAATCATCCAgctccaagggcacgaccttcccgtcaacgatgtgatgagtggaatcgcagttgAAAACGTCGATTCCCGGGTTCTCACAGACGGCCTGGCCTAGAGCCTCtttgaacccctcctcgaaggtacccgccatgTCGTTGATAAGGGTCTTCTTGTCCTTCTCTAACTCCTCGATGATGgcgtccccagaagctacctgtttctccaaagcctccttctccacacggagccggctgacctcgatctgtagtttgtcgtagtcaacctggagaaggcccatagctttAGCCTGAGTAGCcatctccccctccatccgctccagttTGTCAGCTTGCTCACAGCATCGGCTCTTCAAGTCCTCTTGAACTTCCTCGTAAGCTTCGACCATGCCCTGGAGGCCTGTTACTTGGACTTGGAGAGTGACTTCCAGAGTGTAGAAGTCAGCCTGAAACTCcaccgcctctgccagttgttttTCAGCCTCTTCCTTGGCCTCTTGCGCCAGCTTCAGAGTGGTTTGGTAGGCCTCGTTTTGGCATCCcaaagttttcttttcctcctccagggcggCTACCCTTGCTTCAAGGGCCTGGAGGGTTTGTGTTTGCAAAACAGCATTTCTAGCTTGGGCACGCCAGTCGAGGGCCACGAccaagaaggctcccaagtagaagggcattccctccctcctgtcggagccttctAGCATTGATCCcccgctgaagcccctcatcagatgcataattggaggagggatggcaatAAGATCGGGGGCGGCGGCGACAGAAGCGGGAGAAGCagagacctctgccggtggCGGGGTGGAGCAGATTCGGCCCCTTCGCCTGTTTCCTCTTGGACCATTGTGGGAGGAAGAGAGGTagcacttggagggttgtccctggaggaattccctccctggggcgacgccgctGGAAGAATGGGAACCCTAGCAgcctttctcctcttgaagactaGCCCACCGTCAGAGTCTTCGTCATCGGAGATAATCTCCaacaccctttttcctttgtcaaggggggttggagcagGTGATGAAGCCACAGCCAGCAGGACGGCAGCAATGGGCGGGGAAGAGCCGGATGTGTGAAGTGGTTGGGGGTTACGTGGagatggtgaagatgagcctaggGGGGCTTCGGTAGTGGTTGGTGGTGGTAAAGGCAGGGTTAATGAGGGGTTGgggtcagcagcaggggcggaggaggcgccagccttggcggcacgagcggccttcatcgctttcgccaAAACCATCCTCTTGGAGgcatccatcaccgatcctacgtTCAGGTAAACCAAATAGCAGAAGTTAAGACCAACGCAGTTATACAAACCCACAAAACGCGTAGATGAATGAGACATAAGGCACTTAGCGCGAAGGAAAACAGGTGGAAGAGGCCAATAGAGCAAGCATGAAGCAGTAAAATACAAATAACAGAAGACAATAAGAGAGgagtctccctaccaaagtaggtggtcaagGAGTGGGCATTGTACTCGCTTGCGATGAGCTTCAGCGTGTCGAAGAcaatccccaggccagccaaggccttgcatacctccctatcagcaggggatagctcGTCCAGGGCCTTGGCCTTAAGCAACTTGGGGTgttctgtccagtacaggggaaagccatccaaggctgtAAGGTCATGCTTGGCGCAGCataccctgaagaattttcccttccagcccttgtacgagttctggaagagagaaaggaggatcctacccgcgatcccggagaagctcacccaaaagcttttcccctgtttcttcacctcgaagaaatgtaagaagacatccacagagGGAAGGATGCCTAGATATCCGCAAAGAATTTGGAAGGCCCgaacgaatgcccagctgttggggtgtagctgggccGGGGCTGTGTTGATCTCTGTAAGAAGTTCCCTTTCGAAGGGCGTGAACGGAAGGCGCACCCCGATGCGTTTAAATACCGTTTGATAcatgaaaaagaaagggttcccCTTCCAGGGTCTGTCATCCacgcaaacaggttccccaggcctgccgggatgGACGGAAATATGTGCATCatgggtgcggcagaaggcgttaaaatTGTACAGGTGGGGATCACCGCGATGGTTCTCCAAGTCCTTCATGGTCGTCAAAGTGGTGCATTCGTTTAAAAGCTCGTCAGGAGCCCATGTGtagaaggctttatagttgGTCCTTGGGGAAGAACTGGACTTTGATTCCGGGCGCACCATGATGCGGATAaatagctgaagaaagaagaaaagaaaagggttTTAACCAGCGATGCCAAGGCAGAAAAGGGAACAAACCCCTAGAAACATGCCACCCACGCGAGGAAACCCAGAAAGGAGGGGAAGAGAACGGAGAAGAACGGAGGAGCGGAAGAGCACAGAAACGcataaacataaacagtcccaggcagttcaatacgcAGCGATGCAATGCAACGAAGGAGAAGAGCAATGAAGGcggaaaaatcatacctttgatgtcGAAGTATGGGAGGAAGGAAAGCGCGAAGGAAAGAGCAGAAGTTGCAGAGAAAGGGctcgaaggcgatgaacagtacagaaatgcagagagaatggatgaaacagtggtgtgagcgcggggttttgggtaacttgaatgttacatttgcaacccaagaggcgctaattggGAGCCGTGTGatcgtgccgcgtgtcaaaggattaagcgctcaagggaagcgcaagggactctagaggctggccgtgtgatgagccacgtggcacgcaattaagcgtggccccaaaaggtgttactttccccgcttcagagaatgtccaatcagccattaagggcacccccatggttcagagagtgtcacgtcaacaGTTCAAGAagtgttgagtcagcagggaatgacacgtcaccagggtgacacatggacggcgtgggcgaggccttagtctttgcgctgaagacaagtcttcagcttaagactggggggcttgtgtaccgtcccgtacccgggcgttgacaaagtcaaggtcaaagtcaacgttgGGGGTCAAAGTccacataaggcgtcgcctaggtgaagagacgccaagtgccagcgtcgccaagaggaagcgtcgccaaggtcaaggcgtcgcctagttaAGGCATCGCCCGGTTATGGCGTTGCccaactagggcgtcgccaaggtcaaatgcCACAAAGGCAAGGCGATCACagtgtggctccccgatacccataggtaggaaagaccatggagggagcgacgccgtgtgaaggcctcaaatcccgacaatccggggtagtaataaagagaagagaaaggtggcttcaaggccatagtgatagcgccagtgtagggcagcctaaCTCGTGAAGTGTCCCTGCTGCCCCAGAGACGCcattgggatagatacgactcaagaggagggtcacgcccagggtagccaggtgcagggcatgagaggaaggcagatacgctctcaaggtgagtgactagatgtttgggggcacgagttagcacccaaaaagtcacctctagcgcagatgcactcccaggtaggaggactcacacgaagaaatgcccccagatggggtcacggtgctgtgaggccctccacgtgtacagcagccaagtCAGATTAGATAtgccattttgtcaggtacaaggtaattaaggttatttaatacaatttccgtttcgagcgtttaaggtactataaatgctccccagcggtttaaacgtcttaaatgtgctacgttttataattaaatgcgctttaaggcgctttgaatgcgggggtagcttaaatagcgctttgaatgttggaaacggggttcgaacttttggcaaattttccagaaactctctagttgcttgctcgagcctggAGGTtatgcacaagggactagggaaagatctttgccagaacgagaaaatacacactagacacattcctttttaccaccttcagagtgccgcacacggtgctccgatacggaggtgcatagtttttggtgtttcttgctggctgacttgagcgtcggagtgcaaacggccgctagggcgcccttttgtccttctttgcaggaattcacaagtaaccagtgggaaggagtccctagctgatggttgaggtcgcgcacgaagacgtcccaggtcaaccggacggaacacatTCCAAGTACGAGGGATCGCGTCACCCTCTAACTTTTCGAGCCTATATGCTCCATTCCCGAGGACCTCCGTTACTCTGGAAGGGCCAGTCCAATTGggagataacttgttttccaactggtacgggtgggccttccgcatcaccaggtcggcgacctggaactgtcgaggtctcagcttggagctgtacttgtactccaccctcctTTTCAAGGCTTCAGCCTTAATCCTTGCTTCCTCACTCACTTCATCTAGTAGGTCcaagttcacctttctctcttcgttggactcctcgaccacgaagttctggaaacgcGATGAGTTTTCCTAGATTTCTACCGGAATCATAGCGTTCGAACCATATACCAAGCTGAATGGTGTTTCCCTGGTTGTGGATGGAGGGGTAgtgtggtatgcccacacgATTCTAGGAACTTCTTTCGCCTAAGTCCCCTTGGCCttgtctagccttctcttcagacccCTAAGCAGGACTCGGTTGGCTGACTCGACCTGtccgttcgtctgggggtgttctactgatgcgaacacctgtttCACTCCCAGCTCTGTACATAGCTTGCCCAATTtttggcttgcaaactgggtaccGTTATCAAATATCAATCTCTtcggtattccgaagcggcacactatgtttttccacacgaagtgCTGGATTTTATGGGttgtgatctgtgccactggctcagcctcgatccacttcgtgatggcaaccacgaggtacttcatttgTCGTACTGCCAaagggaaaggtcccagaatatcgatcccccaggtatgaaatGGCCATAGGTTGTAGATCGATCTCAACTCCTCTGGGGGCGtcttgtgccaatcagcatgttgttggcactgcttACAGCGCTGGGCATACCTcgtgcaatcttctctcatggttggccagtaataccctGCACGAATGGCCTTTGACAAGAGAGATCGACCACTGATGTGGCTaccacatatcccttcgtgtAGCTATGCCATGATGCGCGTGCATTGTTCACCGTCTACACATACTAGGATAGGATGGGTGAATCCATGCCTGAACAACTTCCCAtcgatcagggtgtacttgctcgaatttttcttgatttttcgaGCTTTTGTGGGTTCTAACGGGAGTACCTCATCGGCTAAGTAGCACTGGCAGGCCACCATCCAAGTTTCTTCTAATTCGACCTGGTAAACTTGCGGCACTATTTCCCAAGCAAATGGGTACCTGCTTATTATGGGTGTTTTCACCGTCTCTTGCGTTaacgaccgatgactcctcctCGTCCCTTCCGATGTGCTAACTTGTTGAATTTCTGTCACATTATTCGTGGTggttcgaggtgtcttcagggtctcctgaatcaccgtcctctgcctgcccccttgcctgaactggcgagctttgcaagcaagtcagctcgggcattctgttatCTGGGTACGTGGACTAACTCGAACGACTCCTTCAAGACCTGGACATATTCTAGGTATGCGGCCATCTGAGGGTCTGTAGCTTGGTACTCCCCTGTGACTTGGCCTGTAACTAGCaaagagtcactctttgccaacaacccctttgctcccatctccttagccaacaacaTCCCAGCGACAAGGGCCTCATATTCtgcctggttgttgctggccttggAAGCAAACtgtagggcctgctcgatcagcaaCCCATCtagtccttccaagatgacgcCAACCCCACTACCTTGTTGGTTCGAGGAACTGTCCACAGAAAGTACCCATCTGAAACCTGCTACTTCTTAGTGCATGGAGGCTGAGGAGAGTTCTACCACAAAGTCAGCATAAACTTGGCCCTTAATGGgccctctaggctcatactgtaCGTCAATACCAGATAGTTCTACCGCCCACCGCACCATTCTGCCTACCACATTTGGAAGGTCTGTCATTACTATCACGGTGAAGCTCTagaagtagtggcgaagtcttcTCACTGAGAATACTACTACCAGGGATGCTTTTTCTAAGGTCTGGTATCTCACCTCTGGCCCCTGCAATACCTTGCCGACGAAGTAGATTGGCCTCTGCACCTGGTCTTGCTCCTGCAATAGGACCGAACTGATCGCCTTCTCTATAACTGCGAAGTATAGGCGGAGTGGGGTATCTAACTCTGGCTTGCATAACACCGGTGGACTGgtcaggtactccttcagctttaCAAATGCCTCTTCGCACTCTCGGATCCATACGAACCTACTGTTTCTCTTcaggcactggaaataagggTGACCCTTGTCTCCTCCTGCCAATACAAATCTGGACAAAGTGACCatgcgccctgtcaactgttgcacttCTTTCACCGAGATCGAGCTTCTCATGGCTATTATAGCAGCGCACTTCTTAggattcgcctctatcccacgtCCAGTGAGCaagaaacccaagaacttacctaCCTCAACCCCGAACACGCACTTCTCTGGGTTTAGCTTTAGCCTGTACTTCATTATCGTGGTGAACAGCTCTTCCAGGTGTGCTACGTGTTGCTCCTTCTGCtaggaggtgaccaccatgtcatctacgtatgcTTGGACATTCTGCCCCAACATGGGGGCTAGCACCCCGTCCATCAATCACTGGTAggtggcccctgcattcttaAGCCCGaagggcatgaccttgtagcaataagaAGATAGTTCCGTCATGAACGCTGTCTTGCactcgtccatggggtgcatcatgatctggttgtaaccagaaaaggcatccaggaagctgagtaACCTGCATCCGGAGGGGCTGTCCACCAAAGCATCAATACTGGACAGCGGGTAAGGTGCTAAAGAGGAAAACctaagacacctcttttgtataGCATCTATAGGCGTTAGTTTTTTAGGAAAAATCTAGAAGGTGCCTCTTCACTCTCCATTTAGGCGCTAGAATTGGAAGAGTTAGAAGGCTACCTTGTAAAGCTTCTCTTACAAGCTTCTTTTGTAAATAGATGACCGATCCTCCTCCCTATAAAAGGAAGGCTTGGGTCCttgaaataatagaattgattttgtgagtaaagaacctctcccaaattggtgagtgaattgagagagacttgtgtcttcttttcttctagtcttatcttgagtgcattcttgGACTCTCAACTGGCGGCAACTACAATTATCTTGAAGCctttcatccttcaagtggcatgcacatctccaagagctccaaccacataagtttcctagttcttttcatcttcttcatccatttccattccaaaacaaactttaaaacatgtctttgatgtttctagtcatttcaatc harbors:
- the LOC137817823 gene encoding uncharacterized protein, with product MLEGSDRREGMPFYLGAFLVVALDWRAQARNAVLQTQTLQALEARVAALEEEKKTLGCQNEAYQTTLKLAQEAKEEAEKQLAEAVEFQADFYTLEVTLQVQVTGLQGMVEAYEEVQEDLKSRCCEQADKLERMEGEMATQAKAMGLLQVDYDKLQIEVSRLRVEKEALEKQVASGDAIIEELEKDKKTLINDMAGTFEEGFKEALGQAVCENPGIDVFNCDSTHHIVDGKVVPLELDD
- the LOC137817824 gene encoding uncharacterized protein; this translates as MTDLPNVVGRMVRWAVELSGIDVHSSNQQGSGVGVILEGLDGLLIEQALQFASKASNNQAEYEALVAGMLLAKEMGAKGLLAKSDSLLVTGQVTGEYQATDPQMAAYLEYVQVLKESFELVHVPR